In Bombus affinis isolate iyBomAffi1 chromosome 11, iyBomAffi1.2, whole genome shotgun sequence, one genomic interval encodes:
- the LOC126921611 gene encoding myosin-I heavy chain isoform X2: MVAKHFTQGSSPELGVPDMTVISDIDETGINRNLQVRYKRDQIYTYTGSILVAVNPYKEVDFYTNEYVNRYHGQKMGSLEPHVFALAEAAYRSLQDTESNQSCVISGESGAGKTETTKFILQYLCSVTSNVDTWVEQQILEANTILEAFGNAKTVRNDNSSRFGKFMQVCFDSKWMIKGCIIQDYLLEQSRITFQSSGERNYHVFYQLVEAGTRDEEFAEQYKLMPASHYKYLNQSGCVKIDGISDCKKLDALRLAFNVLQVAPEMCEGIFRVLSAILWLGNLSFEDVDGERCELTKEDLDIVGTVAPLLGLQVEDLTKVVLIRQINVRGNITEIPLKVQEARENRHAMAKALYSRTFAWLINHINNCTNPGQDSSRFLGVLDIFGFENFAVNSFEQLCINYTNEKLHKFFNHYVFALEQELYRQEEIQYSHITFTDNTMCLELIEKPPRCVLKLLTEQCHMPKGSDLAYLTNLHAEFENHPCYVKGDDRRKWEKEFGVKHYAGCVTYAVEGFVDKNRDVQQDVFFDFMSRSTNEFVQEITVYQDLLGCTVARASGNATTMSRGTSKGKPTLCDSFRHQLQALVDVLQATTPWYARCIKPNMQKVSNHYDEKLVLDQLKYLGMLDIIRIRKEGFPIHMPFHDFIARYRCLDKARLSRSYNEKEAVRCLISSQGIPETEWQIGKTKVFLRSYVHEPLEDCRNQMVTSNAMMIQKIWRGYVVRREYKRVRDAALKVQHAYRGWKLRIMFIRKRRAAIVIQSHLRGVFAREVAAALREMRRVDEEMRKRERMEEERRLMEDKKALEESQRKAQEEIAALSQMAEQMNSKMAASDLQSVDLDNLFSFLSDVQSTKGNQIIEEIGEQMDALVEDLDVELETVIQQEMELNSKAESKANTPNGQEATSPLQQSSQQQQQQQRIPCPNTGKLGQPSLPEPTEPPPPPPPPATALTMNGGDSSIDNGEPIYESVLPREENSPSSPILVNGNSGPLVNGESCGSPPPAPNNKVIKEPIAGSPPSRPESRNSNSLHLLHHNHHQPVPQQQQNGHDQQQQQAQQSQQPPVEREQRRKCRVERKLQELEDKKEPDNEVTYHDIVEFAQNYFNSHERSPEGTIMATLTRKSRGKSVEFIPKYEMVTYYKGSTIPNSHIHMYDPDNVNVACSVFRDLCKYIRGEMKLDQEIATIQSIIGYGIEREELRDEIFVQCMRQATNNPNPEWAERVWLLLCLAIVAFQPSKLLYKYFVSFLRKNLALEGKLRQYVQWCVDNCKNMKVSCRQHPPSTVEIAAMRRLGTIVCRFFFLDGRTKAIDVHPTDTASDAVAKLGEKLGLRSLEGWAIYQSRPDGEEHVRAHDYLYDVIAAWEMKQCKLNTAQSTFSTLRRGNNATLGSGDNRFVFKRRLFRNTREISQDPVEVNMLYAQAVYNVVKCDDFPVSEKVALQLAGLQAQVALGDPKDNDRLDYYSEVDSFLPYRISRARGDDVWVPIIAQAHRQYGAGRKELAAKVLYLSCVMQYPLYGTTMFNVTYRGYWSYGNQLILGINCDGLMLIKPDDKFVLSEYRYQDVESIMLDPSDSFITLSLLRHNPDSSHKCFVFETPQKNEIGSLIVSYCPALAGWITENEVPTKKLKCITNEDRIRLYHNLVNCRRTLVDAEILRKPQDSGGGFLRNTLRRLSKHKIEKLRQEHGSATDHGETYKGFPYAYWAFSRQTIPQSLSKLPDPDEQMALSVFQLILTYAGLGQNGDTVRRVEDEHVNLIQTVMERCIRKENLLGELYLQLIKQTTDHPDPNSRVNLRHWALLSLACSVILPPQKVIRKYLIAHLKRCASDYVTEEGKYARFAEKCLYKTQGTRRRQWPPSREEIMCTINRRPIYARFHFMDGQYHAVEFHPSATARDVMEIIKTKIGLEETAMGYAIYEVLGPTERALIPEEKIADVMSKWERYRTANAQQNQSQRKHAHHFFLFKKHLFLDQYMNLDDPVEKELLYHQVLHDLRADRFPITEKEAMMLTALQAQLELGDCEDAVSDHDYRTISSHCLPPRLVPSLCIEGVLQHHQSLRGMTPPEAKKAFLNLIQSWPLHRATIFDVMQSFTSNWPRVLWLAVDQQGLHLLEHRSRNTLCTYEYSSILSYSPAVSCLMIITGTDKKQSKVILTTSQAHQIANLIREYMDVLQSPPEVPKRESAIAQQIAQQPIQQPSTNLTAPAGSRKSRPASVLHRGAPVIQSQAS; the protein is encoded by the exons GAGTACGTGAATCGATATCATGGCCAGAAGATGGGCTCCTTGGAGCCACACGTATTCGCGTTGGCGGAAGCAGCGTACAGGTCTCTCCAGGACACGGAGAGCAATCAATCCTGCGTGATATCGGGAGAAAGTGGCGCTGGCAAGACGGAAACCACGAAATTCATCTTGCAGTACCTTTGCTCGGTAACCAGCAATGTCGATACGTGGGTGGAACAACAAATTCTAGAGGCGAACACCATCCTTGAAGCTTTCG gGAACGCAAAGACAGTAAGGAACGACAACAGCTCCCGGTTTGGCAAGTTTATGCAGGTGTGCTTCGACAGTAAGTGGATGATCAAAGGCTGTATCATCCAAGATTACTTGCTTGAGCAGAGCCGTATAACTTTTCAAAGTAGCGGAGAAAGGAATTACCATGTGTTCTATCAGCTGGTCGAAGCTGGAACCAGAGACGAGGAATTCGCGGAACAATATAAACTGATGCCAGCAAGCCACTACAAGTATTTGAATCAGTCTGGTTGTGTGAAGATCGATGGAATCTCCGACTGCAAGAAACTCGACGCTCTTAGGCTTGCGTTTAACGTGCTACAG GTCGCGCCGGAAATGTGCGAGGGTATTTTCAGAGTCCTGTCTGCCATTCTTTGGTTGGGGAATTTGAGCTTCGAGGACGTGGATGGCGAAAGATGCGAACTAACTAAAGAAGACCTTGACATCGTTGGTACGGTTGCTCCTTTGCTCGGGCTGCAGGTTGAGGATCTCACCAAAGTGGTGCTTATACGACAGATAAACGTCCGCGGAAATATCACCGAGATACCATTGAAGGTTCAAGAAGCCCGTGAAAATAGGCATGCGATGGCAAAAGCATTGTACTCGAGAACGTTCGCCTGGTTAATCAATCATATAAACAATTGCACGAATCCTGGCCAGGATAGCTCGAGATTTCTTGGTGTTTTGGATATATTTGGCTTTGAGAACTTTGCCGTCAACAGCTTCGAGCAACTGTGTATCAATTACACGAACGAGAAGCTGCATAAGTTTTTCAATCACTACGTGTTCGCACTGGAACAAGAACTA TATCGACAGGAAGAGATCCAATACTCCCATATCACCTTCACTGACAACACCATGTGCCTGGAATTAATCGAGAAACCTCCACGATGTGTTCTTAAATTACTGACCGAGCAGTGCCATATGCCGAAAGGCTCGGACCTAGCTTACCTGACCAATTTGCATGCAGAATTCGAGAATCATCCTTGCTACGTGAAAGGGGACGATCGGCGAAAATGGGAGAAAGAATTTGGAGTGAAACACTACGCTGGATGCGTTACTTACGCAGTCGAAGGATTTGTCGATAAGAATCGAGATGTACAACAAGATGTGTTCTTCGATTTTATGTCTAGGAGCACAAATGAATTTGTTCAAGAAATTACAGTTTATCAGGATCTTTTGGGATGCACGGTAGCTCGTGCAAGTGGAAATGCAACTACCATGTCTCGTGGAACATCCAAGGGAAAACCAACCCTCTGTGATTCCTTCAGACATCAGTTGCAGGCTCTGGTTGATGTTCTTCAAGCTACCACACCCTGGTACGCTAGATGCATCAAGCCAAATATGCAAAAAGTGTCGAATCACTATGACGAGAAGCTGGTTCTGGACCAGCTGAAATATTTAGGCATGTTAGATATTATTAGAATAAGGAAGGAAGGCTTTCCTATACACATGCCCTTCCACGACTTTATAGCGAGATATCGTTGTTTGGATAAAGCACGTTTATCACGTTCTTATAACGAGAAAGAGGCTGTTAGGTGTTTAATCAGTAGTCAGGGTATCCCTGAAACTGAATGGCAAATAGGCAAAACTAAAGTGTTTTTAAGAAGCTATGTACACGAGCCACTGGAAGATTGTAGAAACCAAATGGTTACCAGTAACGCTATGATGATACAGAAAATATGGAGAGGCTACGTAGTTCGACGAG AGTATAAACGCGTGAGAGACGCTGCATTGAAAGTGCAACATGCATACCGAGGCTGGAAACTGAGAATAATGTTCATCAGAAAACGAAGAGCAGCCATTGTGATACAGAGTCATCTGCGTGGCGTATTCGCAAGGGAGGTTGCGGCTGCTTTGAGAGAAATGAGACGAGTAGACGAAGAAATGAGGAAGAGGGAGAGAATGGAAGAGGAGAGAAGATTGATGGAGGATAAGAAGGCTCTGGAAGAAAGtcaaag AAAAGCGCAAGAAGAGATCGCTGCATTGTCGCAGATGGCGGAGCAAATGAATTCTAAAATGGCTGCCTCAGATTTGCAGTCTGTAGACTTGGACAacctattttcatttttatctgaCGTGCAATCGACGAAGGGTAATCAGATAATTGAAGAAATTGGTGAACAAATGGATGCATTGGTCGAAGACCTCGATGTGGAACTGGAGACTGTAATTCAGCAAGAAATGGAGTTAAATTCAAAGGCGGAATCTAAAGCAAATACTCCAAATGGGCAAGAAGCTACCTCGCCATTGCAACAATCAtcacagcagcagcagcaacagcaaagGATACCCTGTCCAAACACTGGCAAACTCGGTCAGCCGAGTCTTCCAGAGCCCACTGAACCTCCTCCGCCTCCACCACCTCCTGCTACAGCTTTGACGATGAATGGTGGCGATTCTTCTATTGATAATGGAGAGCCTATCTACGAGTCTGTTTTACCTCGCGAAGAGAACAGTCCTAGCAGCCCAATTTTGGTCAATGGAAATTCTGGACCATTAGTTAACGGTGAATCCTGTGGTTCACCTCCACCTGCACCAAATAACAAAGTCATTAAAGAACCGATTGCTGGTAGCCCTCCATCGAGACCAGAATCTAGAAACTCAAATAGTCTCCATTTGTTACACCATAATCACCACCAACCGGTACCACAACAGCAACAGAATGGTCATGATCAACAACAACAGCAGGCGCAGCAATCTCAACAACCACCTGTAGAGAGAGAACAGAGACGCAAATGCAGAGTGGAGCGTAAACTTCAAGAACTGGAGGACAAAAAGGAGCCTGATAACGAAGTTACTTATCATGATATCGTAGAATTTGcgcaaaattatttcaatagcCACGAAAGATCTCCCGAGGGTACAATCATGGCTACGCTCACTAGAAAATCACGTGGCAAGAGCGTAGAATTCATTCCAAAGTACGAAATGGTTACCTACTATAAAGGTTCCACTATACCGAATTCTCACATTCATATGTACGACCCTGATAACGTTAATGTGGCATGTTCTGTCTTCAGG GATCTTTGTAAGTATATAAGAGGAGAGATGAAACTAGATCAGGAAATTGCAACTATTCAAAGTATAATAGGTTATGGTATTGAGCGTGAAGAATTAAGAGATGAAATTTTCGTTCAATGTATGCGACAAGCAACTAACAATCCTAACCCAGAATGGGCTGAACGAGTCTGGTTATTGCTCTGTTTGGCTATAGTTGCTTTTCAACCTAGTAAATTACTGTACAAGTACTTCGTGTCTTTCTTGCGAAAGAATTTGGCTCTCGAGGGCAAACTACGGCAATACGTTCAGTGGTGTGTggataattgtaaaaatatgaaaGTTTCCTGTAGACAACATCCACCGTCGACGGTAGAGATTGCGGCCATGAGGCGACTAGGCACGATAGTTTGTCGATTCTTCTTTTTGGATGGAAGAACTAAAGCAATCGATGTGCATCCAACGGATACTGCTTCCGATGCTGTTGCTAAGTTAGGTGAAAAATTGGGTCTCAGGTCTTTAGAAGGTTGGGCAATTTACCAAAGTAGACCGGATGGCGAGGAACATGTTCGAGCGCATGATTATCTATATGATGTTATAGCTGCTTGGGAAAT GAAACAATGCAAATTAAACACAGCACAATCAACATTTTCAACACTTCGTCGTGGGAATAATGCTACTTTAGGGAGTGGCGATAATCGATTCGTTTTCAAAAGAAGGCTTTTCCGAAATACCCGAGAAATATCCCAAGATCCCGTCGAGGTGAACATGTTGTACGCTCAagctgtatataacgttgtgaag TGCGACGATTTCCCGGTATCAGAAAAAGTCGCGCTCCAGTTGGCGGGCTTACAAGCGCAAGTCGCCTTGGGCGATCCCAAAGATAACGATCGGCTGGATTACTACAGCGAAGTGGATAGTTTTTTGCCTTATCGAATCAGCCGTGCCCGAGGCGACGATGTTTGGGTGCCAATCATAGCACAGGCACACAGACAGTATGGCGCCGGTCGCAAAGAATTGGCAGCCAAGGTGTTGTATTTATCTTGCGTGATGCAATACCCTCTCTACGGTACGACTATGTTCAACGTGACTTATCGTGGTTATTGGTCGTATGGCAATCAACTAATCTTGGGTATAAACTGCGATGGATTGATGCTGATCAAGCCGGATGATAAATTTGTCTTATCAGAGTATCGTTATCAGGATGTGGAAAGCATCATGTTAGACCCGAGTGACTCTTTTATAACACTGTCTCTTCTACGTCACAATCCCGACAGCTCGCACAAGTGTTTTGTTTTTGAAACGCCACAGAAGAACGAGATAGGTAGTCTGATCGTTAGTTACTGTCCAGCATTGGCAGGCTGGATCACGGAAAACGAGGTTCCTACTAAGAAGCTCAAGTGTATTACCAATGAAGATCGTATTAGGCTCTATCATAACTTAGTCAATTGCCGCAGAACACTAGTGGATGCGGAGATATTGAGAAAACCTCAAGATTCTGGTGGTGGTTTCCTAAGAAACACTTTGCGAAGATTGTCTAAGCACAAAATAGAGAAACTTAGGCAAGAACATGGTAGCGCGACTGATCATGGTGAAACTTATAAAGGATTTCCTTATGCCTATTGGGCATTCAGCAGACAAACTATACCTCAGAGTCTCTCAAAACTACCCGATCCGGATGAACAGATGGCTCTTAGTGTATTCCAATTAATTTTAACTTACGCTGGATTAGGACAAAACGGAGATACGGTTCGTAGGGTAGAAGATGAACACGTAAACTTGATACAAACCGTGATGGAACGTTGTATAAGAAAGGAGAATCTGTTAGGTGAACTGTATCTTCAATTGATTAAACAAACGACAGATCACCCTGATCCTAATAGTCGAGTCAATCTCAGGCATTGGGCGTTACTTTCTTTGGCCTGTTCAGTTATTCTACCTCCACAGAAAGTAATTCGAAAGTATCTGATAGCGCATTTGAAACGATGCGCTAGTGATTACGTTACGGAGGAAGGAAAATACGCCAGATTTGCTGAAAAGTGCCTTTACAAGACGCAGGGCACGAGAAGAAGACAATGGCCGCCGAGCAGGGAAGAAATAATGTGCACGATTAATCGCAGGCCTATTTATGCGAGATTCCATTTCATGGATGGACAATATCATGCTGTTGAATTTCATCCTTCAGCAACAGCTAGAGACGTTATGGAGATTATCAAGACTAAGATTGGTTTAGAAGAAACTGCCATGG GTTATGCCATTTATGAAGTCTTAGGACCGACCGAAAGAGCATTGATACCAGAAGAAAAGATTGCCGATGTGATGTCGAAATGGGAGCGTTACAGAACCGCGAACGCACAACAGAATCAATCGCAAAGAAAGCACGCACATCATTTCTTCTTATTTAAGAAACATTTGTTCCTTGATCAGTACATGAATCTCGATGATCCGGTGGAGAAAGAGTTACTTTATCATCAAGTACTGCATGATTTACGTGCTGATCGATTTCCTATCACTGAGAAAGAAGCT ATGATGCTGACAGCGTTACAAGCGCAATTAGAACTCGGTGATTGTGAAGACGCTGTATCGGATCACGATTACCGAACTATATCAAGTCACTGCCTGCCACCAAGACTGGTTCCAAGTTTGTGCATTGAAGGAGTACTTCAACACCATCAATCACTACGAGGAATGACACCGCCCGAAGCGAAGAAGGCGTTCCTGAATTTAATTCAATCGTGGCCGCTTCACAGGGCCACGATATTCGATGTCATGCAATCATTTACTTCGAATTGGCCACGTGTTCTGTGGTTGGCCGTCGACCAGCAAGGTCTTCACCTTTTGGAGCATCGTTCCAGAAACACTCTCTGTACCTACGAATATAGCAGTATTCTCAGTTATAGTCCAGCTGTTAGTTGTTTGATGATTATCACTGGTACTGATAAGAAGCAGAGCAAAGTTATCCTTACGACATCTCAG GCACACCAAATTGCGAACTTAATTCGCGAATACATGGATGTTCTTCAATCACCACCGGAAGTACCGAAAAGAGAATCGGCAATCGCTCAACAAATAGCGCAGCAACCAATTCAACAACCATCGACAAATCTTACGGCTCCTGCCGGTAGTCGTAAATCTCGACCTGCTTCGGTATTACACAGAGGTGCTCCAGTGATACAATCGCAAGCTAGTTAA